A window from Chryseobacterium vaccae encodes these proteins:
- a CDS encoding T9SS type A sorting domain-containing protein → MKTKLILFNKSIALILFIFWGNTLSAQEALLNPTATVYDGLSDNISTFECPAFSIAETYEEYNQQESGAELFAKRFDTDITTLNSGKWEKLNDLHVWRYRITSKDAYSMMLIFKNMRLPEESSLFLYNEDMSYVVGPVTHTYNTESGIYPTELIPGSSIIVELVIKGSSYQENNSYFTIGSVSHDFLDVFELASGTAAPGKILKCHNDINCSAGNEWQTHKRAVALVTIGGQGLCSGSLINNTAFNGRSLFLSATHCYGLFNSPENSVFYFNHEKEECNGSNRDYRKNDDVIKISGASLISSNNYADMLLLQLNDRMPSSYRPYFPGWDRSEDNPKKGAVIHHPKGNPKKITLDNDIIAPNTSPVLAWYAGTMWESWPDSGTIEGGSSGSPLFNQNGRIVGHTTATKINGYDYGFFGERKPIYVCPPNNISHFGRLSASWNYAGASNQSLKDHLDPNNTNQMSIQGLIPAGWRHHKFPTNLNSRKMQSGDYDGVHVGLGNQIFYRALSGQVQMYYWTSNGWQHATIQPNNSYSNLVGGDIAVGLGNQIFYRSMNGNVQTMYWANNSWQHGVVGGAVHSAPHSLALGENNSVYYRGTNDKLYILYWSNNAWHSGDISGSVSNNTKIAGDVVVGNGAQIFYRGGDGKLQMYYWGNNAWVHAYVDPAGSNASSSYNIQNAAGAISIDKDNNNTIYYRGTDNNMHRYYWNNTSWQHQWLGGNNDAKVYGDITAGEGNQIFYRGIDAKMHLYYLGSNNTWVHDWIETSLQTPNAHNVAGSIGKGPGNVLFYRGNNGFMQHYFWNGAQMLKSSKENEYFGMDKTPPSPTIPKEIPASIFSTMTPNPAKDHIILTTDCKSQTTIAITITDMLGKTAMNSSHKADSGKNTITLDINKLNTGVYFVKVQDTQGASAVHKLIKE, encoded by the coding sequence ATGAAAACAAAACTTATTCTTTTTAATAAGAGTATTGCCCTGATTCTATTCATATTTTGGGGTAATACTCTATCGGCTCAGGAAGCCCTGCTCAACCCTACAGCAACAGTTTATGATGGATTAAGTGATAATATAAGCACTTTTGAATGTCCTGCTTTCAGTATCGCGGAAACTTATGAGGAATATAATCAGCAGGAATCGGGAGCAGAACTTTTTGCCAAAAGATTTGATACTGATATCACAACATTGAATTCAGGGAAGTGGGAAAAACTAAATGACCTGCATGTATGGCGGTACAGAATCACCTCAAAAGATGCCTATTCTATGATGCTTATATTTAAAAATATGCGTCTTCCGGAGGAGAGCAGCCTTTTCCTTTATAATGAGGATATGAGCTATGTTGTAGGTCCAGTAACTCATACTTATAATACAGAAAGTGGTATATATCCTACTGAACTGATCCCAGGAAGCAGTATTATTGTAGAATTGGTTATTAAAGGAAGCAGCTATCAGGAAAACAATTCTTATTTTACCATTGGTAGTGTATCCCATGATTTCTTAGATGTATTTGAGCTGGCAAGCGGAACTGCAGCCCCTGGAAAAATTCTGAAATGCCATAATGATATTAACTGCAGCGCTGGCAATGAATGGCAAACGCATAAAAGAGCTGTTGCTCTGGTTACTATAGGAGGGCAAGGGCTTTGTTCAGGTTCCCTGATTAATAATACAGCCTTTAACGGACGATCTCTTTTCCTTTCCGCTACGCATTGCTACGGATTATTTAACAGCCCGGAGAATAGTGTTTTTTATTTCAATCATGAAAAAGAAGAATGTAATGGCAGTAACCGGGATTACAGAAAGAATGATGATGTCATCAAAATATCAGGAGCCAGTCTGATAAGCTCCAATAATTACGCCGATATGCTTCTTCTTCAACTAAACGACAGAATGCCCTCTTCTTACAGACCTTATTTCCCTGGATGGGACAGATCTGAAGATAATCCTAAAAAAGGTGCTGTTATTCATCATCCTAAGGGAAATCCTAAAAAAATAACGTTGGATAATGATATTATAGCACCTAATACTTCTCCCGTATTAGCCTGGTACGCTGGTACTATGTGGGAATCATGGCCTGATAGCGGTACCATAGAAGGAGGTTCATCAGGGTCTCCCTTGTTTAATCAGAATGGAAGGATCGTAGGCCACACAACAGCAACCAAAATTAACGGATATGACTATGGTTTTTTTGGTGAACGGAAACCTATATATGTATGTCCGCCTAATAATATTTCTCACTTCGGCCGTTTATCTGCATCCTGGAATTATGCAGGGGCATCCAACCAAAGCCTTAAAGATCATTTAGACCCCAATAATACCAATCAAATGTCTATACAAGGGCTTATTCCTGCCGGATGGAGACATCATAAATTTCCGACCAATCTAAATAGCAGAAAAATGCAAAGCGGTGACTACGATGGTGTACACGTAGGATTGGGCAACCAGATATTCTACAGAGCTCTTAGCGGTCAGGTTCAGATGTATTACTGGACTTCTAACGGCTGGCAGCACGCTACTATTCAGCCTAATAATTCATATTCAAATCTGGTTGGTGGTGATATTGCCGTAGGTTTAGGAAACCAGATCTTTTACCGCAGTATGAATGGTAATGTACAAACAATGTACTGGGCGAATAATTCCTGGCAGCATGGTGTTGTAGGAGGTGCTGTTCACTCTGCACCGCACAGTCTGGCACTGGGCGAAAACAATAGTGTCTATTATCGGGGAACGAACGATAAATTGTACATTTTATACTGGAGTAATAATGCATGGCATTCTGGTGACATTTCGGGATCTGTCAGCAACAACACTAAAATTGCAGGAGATGTGGTTGTGGGCAACGGTGCTCAGATATTTTACAGAGGCGGGGACGGAAAGCTGCAAATGTATTACTGGGGTAATAACGCATGGGTACATGCCTATGTAGACCCGGCCGGAAGCAATGCTTCTTCTTCTTATAACATACAAAATGCAGCAGGAGCAATAAGTATTGATAAAGACAATAATAATACGATTTATTACCGTGGAACCGATAACAATATGCACAGGTATTACTGGAACAATACATCTTGGCAGCATCAATGGTTAGGGGGCAACAATGATGCTAAAGTATATGGGGACATTACTGCCGGAGAAGGAAACCAGATTTTCTACCGTGGTATTGATGCAAAAATGCACCTGTATTATCTGGGCAGTAATAATACATGGGTACATGACTGGATTGAAACCAGCCTGCAAACTCCAAATGCCCATAATGTAGCAGGTTCAATAGGCAAAGGCCCCGGAAACGTCTTATTCTACAGAGGAAATAACGGATTTATGCAGCATTATTTCTGGAATGGTGCACAGATGTTGAAAAGCAGTAAAGAGAATGAATATTTCGGCATGGATAAAACCCCTCCAAGCCCTACCATACCTAAAGAAATTCCTGCCAGTATCTTTTCAACAATGACGCCTAATCCGGCAAAAGATCATATTATATTAACAACTGACTGTAAATCTCAAACTACGATTGCTATTACCATTACAGATATGCTTGGAAAAACAGCCATGAATTCTTCCCATAAAGCAGACTCTGGAAAAAACACCATTACTCTGGATATTAATAAACTGAATACAGGTGTTTATTTCGTGAAAGTACAAGACACTCAGGGAGCATCTGCTGTACACAAACTAATTAAAGAATAA
- a CDS encoding methionine aminotransferase, whose product MIQLPLSKLSNVGTTIFSQMTQLANENEAINLSQGFPDFMPDSELLDHVDYFVKKGFNQYAPLGGMPVLKEEIARKIENSHRAVYHPDSEITVTAGGTQAIFTAIAAFVKKDDEVIIFEPAYDCYEPTVELFGGIVKRFEMKATDYEIDWAAVKGLVSEKTKMIILNNPNNPSGKILKEKDLQELIQLVKGTSILILSDEVYENIVFDGKQHLSICQYPELKERSLLVASFGKLFHVTGWKTGYCAAPKNLTDEFRKVHQFNVFCVNTPIQLALAEYMKNDEHYLHLNAFFQEKRDFLRKGLAGTSFKLLDCEGTYFQAVKYDAISDQNDFDFASELTIRHKVASVPFSSFYQNKRNDHVIRLCFAKKQETLEKAIEHLSKVKPFI is encoded by the coding sequence ATGATACAACTTCCTTTATCAAAGCTTTCCAATGTAGGAACTACTATTTTCAGCCAGATGACTCAATTGGCCAATGAAAATGAAGCCATTAATCTGTCTCAGGGATTTCCGGATTTTATGCCGGATTCTGAACTGCTGGATCATGTAGATTATTTTGTTAAAAAAGGCTTTAATCAATACGCCCCGTTGGGAGGAATGCCGGTATTGAAGGAAGAAATTGCCAGAAAAATAGAGAACAGCCATCGAGCCGTTTATCATCCGGATTCCGAAATAACCGTTACCGCAGGTGGTACGCAGGCTATTTTTACAGCCATTGCTGCTTTTGTGAAAAAAGATGATGAAGTGATCATTTTTGAACCGGCTTATGATTGTTATGAACCAACAGTAGAACTTTTTGGTGGCATTGTCAAACGTTTTGAAATGAAAGCTACGGATTATGAAATCGACTGGGCAGCTGTAAAAGGACTGGTAAGTGAAAAAACTAAAATGATTATTCTGAATAACCCGAATAATCCTTCAGGAAAGATTTTAAAGGAAAAAGATCTGCAGGAACTTATCCAACTCGTAAAAGGAACTTCCATTCTTATTTTGAGTGATGAAGTATATGAAAATATTGTTTTTGACGGGAAACAGCATTTAAGCATCTGCCAATATCCTGAACTTAAAGAAAGAAGCCTTTTGGTAGCTTCATTCGGAAAGCTTTTCCATGTTACAGGGTGGAAAACTGGTTATTGTGCCGCTCCCAAAAACCTGACTGATGAGTTCAGAAAAGTACACCAGTTCAATGTTTTCTGTGTAAATACTCCCATCCAGCTGGCATTGGCAGAATACATGAAAAATGATGAACATTATCTTCACCTGAACGCGTTTTTCCAGGAAAAAAGAGATTTTTTGCGAAAGGGACTGGCCGGAACTTCTTTTAAGCTTCTCGACTGTGAAGGCACTTATTTTCAGGCGGTAAAATACGATGCCATTTCAGATCAGAATGATTTTGATTTTGCCAGCGAGCTTACCATCCGTCATAAAGTAGCCAGTGTTCCTTTTTCATCGTTCTATCAGAATAAGAGAAATGACCACGTAATCCGACTGTGTTTTGCAAAAAAACAGGAAACCCTAGAAAAAGCGATTGAACACCTTTCAAAAGTAAAGCCTTTTATATAA
- the cls gene encoding cardiolipin synthase — MFKEFFDQFPYILLGLEVLYLLGTVFLAGKIIMDTRTTSKTLAYLMLIIFLPVAGIIIYFVFGVNYRKNKFYTFKIERNEQVYRTVAGYIQKTHDKTLEEHKEEVWNFITTVNFLYHAARSPLSQGNHTEVLVNGEEKFAKVFEVLGRARHHIHLEYYIYDNDEVGNRLADLLIKKAGEGLKVRFLYDDMGSGKIGKKLLKRLKEGGVEVSPVNKITFRILANRVNYRDHRKIIIVDGSEVFTGGINVSDKYINPNPKQYWRDIHLYIKGEAAFYFQFLFLSSWTFATEKFPEISQDYFDYKTIGGGSSLVQTAASGPDTKPSIMLSTHSAILAAKKRIYMVTPYFIPVETVLDAIKQAAVSGLDVRLMVPKSGDSVIVNAAAYSYYEELLENNVRVFFYKKGFIHAKTMLIDDNFSSIGTANMDVRSQELNFEVNALVFDYKINEKLHSIFLEDMNDCEEIFLDTWRKRPKYKVFFEHLARLLSPLI; from the coding sequence ATGTTTAAAGAATTCTTTGATCAGTTTCCCTATATCCTGCTTGGGCTTGAAGTCTTATATCTTTTGGGAACGGTCTTTCTTGCCGGTAAGATCATTATGGATACACGAACGACCAGCAAAACGCTGGCTTATCTCATGCTCATCATCTTTCTGCCTGTAGCAGGAATTATTATCTACTTTGTATTTGGAGTCAATTACAGGAAAAATAAATTTTACACCTTTAAAATAGAACGGAATGAACAGGTATACCGTACAGTGGCCGGATATATTCAAAAGACCCATGACAAAACACTTGAAGAACATAAAGAAGAAGTCTGGAACTTTATCACAACGGTTAACTTTCTGTATCACGCTGCCCGTTCTCCGTTATCGCAGGGAAATCACACCGAAGTACTGGTAAACGGAGAGGAAAAGTTTGCCAAAGTGTTTGAGGTGCTTGGAAGAGCCAGGCATCATATCCATCTTGAATACTATATTTATGATAACGATGAAGTAGGGAACAGGCTTGCTGATCTTCTGATAAAAAAAGCAGGAGAAGGTTTAAAAGTGCGTTTTCTTTATGATGATATGGGAAGCGGAAAGATAGGGAAGAAACTATTAAAAAGACTTAAAGAAGGTGGTGTGGAAGTATCTCCGGTAAATAAAATTACCTTCAGAATTCTGGCCAACAGGGTGAACTACAGAGACCATAGGAAAATCATTATTGTGGACGGATCTGAAGTCTTTACAGGGGGAATCAACGTGTCAGATAAATACATCAATCCCAATCCTAAACAGTATTGGCGGGATATACATCTGTACATCAAAGGAGAAGCAGCTTTTTACTTCCAGTTTCTGTTTTTAAGCAGCTGGACTTTTGCCACGGAAAAGTTTCCGGAAATTTCACAGGATTATTTTGATTATAAAACCATTGGCGGAGGCAGTTCATTGGTACAGACAGCAGCCAGCGGGCCGGATACTAAGCCTTCCATTATGCTGAGCACCCATTCGGCCATTCTCGCGGCCAAAAAAAGAATCTATATGGTTACTCCTTATTTCATTCCGGTAGAAACAGTGCTGGATGCCATTAAACAGGCAGCTGTTTCCGGTCTGGATGTAAGGCTGATGGTTCCGAAGTCAGGAGATTCCGTCATTGTGAATGCAGCGGCTTATTCCTATTACGAGGAACTTTTAGAGAATAATGTCCGGGTTTTCTTTTATAAAAAAGGGTTTATTCACGCCAAAACCATGCTTATCGATGATAATTTTTCAAGCATTGGAACAGCTAATATGGATGTCAGAAGCCAGGAACTGAATTTTGAAGTCAATGCATTGGTATTTGATTACAAGATCAACGAAAAACTTCACAGCATTTTTCTCGAAGATATGAATGACTGTGAAGAGATTTTTCTAGATACATGGCGAAAAAGACCTAAATATAAAGTCTTCTTTGAACATCTGGCAAGGCTGCTTTCTCCGCTTATATAA
- a CDS encoding SDR family NAD(P)-dependent oxidoreductase, whose protein sequence is MTAKTKIALVTGGSRGLGKNAALKIAQKGLDVIITYKNSKEEAETVVNEIKALGQNAIAFQLDTRDVKSFAAFVKQITEHLEQETGSPKIDFLVNNAGTALYAPIMEVAEEQLDDMVDIHFKGVFFLTQKMLPFMNDGGGIINISSGLARFALPGSSIYGSMKAGVEMLTKYMAKELGPRRIKANVIAPGAIETDFGGGRTRDDKAVNSTISSITALGRAGLPDDIGGIVAFLCTEDAGWINGQRIEASGGMFL, encoded by the coding sequence ATGACAGCAAAAACAAAAATAGCTTTAGTAACAGGAGGAAGCCGCGGACTTGGTAAAAACGCAGCTCTTAAAATCGCCCAAAAAGGACTTGATGTGATCATTACTTATAAAAACAGTAAAGAAGAAGCGGAAACAGTCGTTAATGAAATAAAAGCCTTGGGACAGAACGCTATAGCTTTTCAACTGGATACCAGAGATGTGAAAAGTTTTGCAGCTTTTGTAAAGCAGATAACAGAACATCTTGAACAGGAAACAGGAAGCCCGAAAATAGATTTTCTGGTTAACAATGCAGGAACAGCTCTGTATGCTCCGATTATGGAAGTAGCCGAAGAGCAGCTGGATGATATGGTTGATATCCATTTTAAAGGGGTCTTTTTCCTGACCCAGAAAATGCTTCCATTCATGAATGACGGTGGAGGAATTATCAATATTTCTTCAGGACTGGCAAGATTTGCCCTACCCGGATCATCCATTTACGGCTCGATGAAAGCAGGTGTGGAAATGCTGACGAAATATATGGCTAAAGAATTGGGACCAAGAAGAATTAAGGCTAACGTTATTGCACCAGGCGCTATAGAAACCGATTTTGGCGGTGGAAGAACCAGAGATGATAAAGCAGTCAATTCCACGATCTCCAGTATAACAGCATTAGGCAGAGCTGGTCTTCCGGATGATATCGGTGGAATAGTGGCCTTCCTGTGTACAGAAGACGCTGGCTGGATCAACGGACAAAGAATTGAAGCTTCAGGAGGAATGTTTTTATAG
- a CDS encoding helix-turn-helix domain-containing protein, producing MEKISHASLEDFYKEMTAKLGKDLESIFPKGLHKDIGHFNVFDIRQTIERTKTTSEMPYNRRKYYKISLIRGKNRAEYADKIIPIEKNALLFATPKVPYHWVPQDPDQSGSFCVFTEDFFVKSQSMFSLEDLPIFQPGNVPLFEIEDELADEIEILFTKIKKEIDSEYIFKYDLIRNYVLELIHYGQKLQPAATLSTANDASLRIVSLFIELLERQFPIESSEQRLQLKTAKDYADRLAIHVNYLNKKLKENTGKTTTEFIADRLIQEAKIMLRQTQWNVSEISYALGFEEIAHFSNFFKRKTSFTPLQFRL from the coding sequence ATGGAAAAAATATCCCACGCATCACTTGAAGATTTCTATAAAGAGATGACCGCCAAGCTAGGAAAAGATCTCGAAAGTATTTTCCCGAAGGGCCTTCATAAAGACATCGGACATTTTAATGTATTTGATATCCGGCAGACCATAGAAAGGACAAAAACAACCTCAGAAATGCCTTATAACAGGCGGAAATATTACAAAATTAGTTTAATCAGAGGTAAAAACAGGGCCGAGTATGCAGATAAGATCATTCCTATAGAAAAGAATGCCTTATTATTCGCTACGCCTAAAGTTCCTTACCATTGGGTTCCCCAGGATCCCGATCAATCCGGAAGTTTTTGTGTATTTACAGAAGATTTTTTTGTTAAATCCCAATCCATGTTTTCTTTGGAAGACCTGCCGATATTCCAGCCCGGAAACGTACCATTGTTTGAAATAGAGGATGAGCTGGCAGATGAAATTGAAATTTTATTCACAAAGATTAAAAAGGAAATAGATTCCGAGTACATCTTTAAGTATGATCTCATCAGGAATTATGTACTTGAATTGATTCATTACGGACAGAAATTGCAGCCGGCAGCTACGCTTTCAACAGCTAATGATGCTTCATTACGGATAGTTTCTCTATTTATAGAACTTCTGGAAAGACAATTCCCGATTGAATCTTCAGAACAGCGGCTACAGCTGAAAACAGCAAAAGACTATGCCGACAGATTGGCTATACATGTAAACTATCTGAATAAGAAATTAAAAGAAAATACAGGGAAAACCACCACAGAATTTATTGCAGACCGCCTTATTCAGGAGGCCAAGATCATGCTTCGGCAGACCCAATGGAATGTGTCTGAAATTTCCTATGCGCTCGGTTTTGAGGAAATTGCCCACTTTTCAAACTTTTTTAAAAGAAAAACATCCTTTACTCCGCTTCAGTTTCGCTTATAA